The genomic stretch AGGAATACCGCATGCGCCTGCGAATACCGCGTGCGTATGAGTCCAACGCGACGCACATGGAGCCTGCTGTGAGCTCGAAGGCGAAGGTCATCGCGTTCGCCAACCAGAAGGGCGGCGTGGCCAAGACCACCACCACGCTGAACCTCGCGGCCGCGTTCGCCGAGGAGGGCCACCGCGTGCTCTGCGTGGACATGGACCCGCAGGGCAACCTCACCATGTCGCAGGGCATCGACCCGGACTCCCTCGAGAAGTCGATGTTCGACGTGCTCGTGTACGACCTCTCGATCCGGGAGGTCATCCGCCGCCGGGAGATCGACGTGGCGTGCGCCTCGATCGACCTCGCCGGCGCGGAGATCGCGATGTCGACGAAGATCGGCCGCGAACGGTCGCTGGAGAAGGCCTTCCGTCCGATCCTCGAGGACTACGACTTCATCTGCATCGACACGCCGCCCTCGCTCGGGCTGCTGACGATCAACGCGCTGACGGCGGCGGACAAGGTGATCGTCCCCGTCCAATGCGAGTATCTGTCCATGAGAGGGCTGATCCAGCTCCAGAACACCCTGTCGATGATCCGCGAGAACCTGAACCCCGACGTCGACATCGAGGGCATCCTGCCCACGCTCGTCGACTCGCGCACGATCCACGCCAAGGAGGCGATCGAGATCCTGGAGGAGAACTTCGGCGATCGGGTGTTCGCCTCGCGGATCAAGAAGACGGTCAGGTTCGCGGAGGCGCCGGTCCGGGGTATGTCGGTGCTCAAGTACGATCCTGACGGGATGGCGGCTCAGTCCTATCGCGAGCTCGCGAAGGAGGTTCTCGGCAATGGGAAGCGGTAAGCGGGCGAGCATGCGGGAGGGCCCGCTGGCGGCGCTGTTCCGGTCGACCGCGGACGAGGACGTCGAGCCCGAGCGCCCGCAGCCCGAGCAGCCGCCCGCTCGCCGCGAGCAGCCGCGGGCTCCCGAGCCGCGTGCCGCGCGGCCGACGCCGCCGCCGGCTCCCGAGCCGCGTGCCGCGCGGCCGACGCCGCCGCCGGCTCCCGAGCCGGAGCACGAGCCGCCGCATCCGCCGCATCCCTCGCTCGGCCGGCGCGTCGAGCCGGAGCCCGAACGCGAGCCCCGCATCCCGTCGCCGCAGGAGCGCCTGCGCCACGCCTTCTCGTCGGAGTCCGAGGTGCCCAACGACATGCTCGCGCTCCCGGAGACGGTCTACGAGGACGACCCGTACGCTCGCGGCCCCGAACAGGACCCGGCCGGCCGGTCGCGGACGAGCGGCGAGCCCGTGCTGCGCGTCGTCGGCGTCGGCGGAGCGGGCGTGAACGCGGTCAACCGGATGGTCGAGGCCGAGGTCGAGGGCGTCGAGTTCATCGCGGTCAACACCGACCTGCAGTCGCTGCAGCAGTCGACGGCCGACATCACGCTGCACATCGGGCCGAACATCACGCGCGGGCTGGGCGCCGGGTCCAACCCGGATCTCGGCCGCCAGGCGGCGATGGACGAGTACGACCGCATCAAGGCGCTGCTCAAGGGCTCGGACATGGTGTTCATCACCGCGGGCGCGGGCGGCGGCACCGGCACCGGCGCGGCCCCGGTGGTCGCGCGGATCGCCCGCGAGCTGGGCGCGCTGACGGTCGGCGTCATCACGAAGCCGTTCGGTTTCGAGGGCCGCCGGCGCAGCGACCAGGCCGACACCGGTGTCGAGATGCTCGGCTCCGAGGTCGACACGCTGATCGTCGTGCCGAACAACCGTCTGCTGTCCGTCCTCGACAAGCAGACGTCGATGATGGACGCGTTCCGGGTCGCCGACGACGTGCTGCGCCAGGGCGTGCAGGGCGTCTCGGATCTCGTGACGCTGCCGGGGCTGATCAACCTCGACTTCGCGGACGTGCGCACGATCATGTCCGACGCCGGGCCGGCGCTCCTGGGCATCGGGATGGGCACGGGCGACAAGCGTGCGCTCGAGGCGGCCACGGCCGCCGTGGCCTCGCCGCTGCTCGAGACGTCGATGGACGGCGCGCGCAAGATCCTGCTGTCGATCACCGGCGGGCGCGACCTGTCGCTTTTCGAGGTCAACGACGCCGCGAAGGCGGTCTCCGCCGCGGCTCATCCCGACGCGAACATCATCTTCGGCGCCATGGTCGACGAGAAGCTCGAGGACCAGGTGTGGGTCACGGTCGTCGCCACCGGCTACGGCGAGCGGCCGGCGCGGCCGCGCCTGGAGGAGCCGGTCGGCGAGCCGCGCGTGGAGCGGCGCACCCCGTCGTCGCGCGAGCGGTCGCGCGACGACCGGCCCGTGGGTTCGGCGACCCGGCGCACGGGGCTCGGCGTGACCGAGCTCGACGTGCCGGAGTTCGTGCCGCGCCGGTAGGGGATTCGTGAAGGGCATCGTCGCCGCCGGCCACCCGCTCACGGCGGAGGCCGGGGCGGCGGTCCTGCGCGACGGCGGCAACGCGGTCGACGCCGCGGTCGCGGCGATGCTCACGTCCTGGGCGGCCGAGCCGCTGCTCACCGGCCCGGGCGCGGGCGGCTACATGCTGGTCGCCGGCGCCGACGAGGAGCCGGCGCTGCTCGACTTCTTCGTCGAGGCGCCGGGCCGGGGCCTCGCGCGCACGGCGCCCGCGGAGCTCATGCCGGTCGAGGTGTCGTTCGGCGACGCGGTGCAGATCTTCAACTGCGGCGCGGCGTCATGCGGGACGTACGGCTGTCCGGCCGGGGTGTCCGCGGCGATGGAGCGGTGGGGCAGCCTGCCGCTGGCGCAGCTGGCCGCTCCGGCGGCGGCGCTCGCGCGCTCGGGCGTGGAGCTCAACGCTCAGCAGGCGTACGTGTTCGCGCTGCTGGCCGGGATCCTGTGCTCGACCCCGGAGGCGGCGGCGGTGTTCGCGCCGGGCGGGCGGGTGCTGGCGGAGGGCGAGCGGTTCCGGTCCGAGGAGCTGGGCGATTCGATCGAGCTGCTCGGGGCGGAGGGTTCGGCGCCGTTCTACACGGGTTCGAAGGCCTCGGCGGTGGCCTCGTGGCTCGGCGCGCGGGGCGGCCTGCTGACCGCCGAGGACCTCGCGTCGTACGAAGCCGTGGTGCGCACGCCGGTGCGGGTGCGGTACCGGGGACGCTCGGTGCTGACGAACCCGCCTCCGTCGGCGGGCGGCCTGCTGCTCGCGCTGGCGCTGGCGCTGCTGGACCGGCGGCCTGCGCCGCCGCGGCCGATGGACCTGGTCGAGGTGATGGAGCGCGCGCAGGAGGAGCGCACGGACGCGTTCGTGAGCGGCCTGGCGGGGCCCGGGTTCGCGGCGTCCTTCCTGGGCTCCCGGCTGGGGGCGACGACGCACATCTCGGTGCTCGACGGGTGGGGGCGGGCGTGCAGCGTGACGTGCACGAACGGCGAGGGCTCAGGCGTCGTCGTGCCCGGGACGGGCCTGCACGTGAACAACATCCTGGGCGAGGAAGACCTGAACCCGCTGGGCTTCCACGCCTTCGACGCCGGTCGGCGGATGCCGTCGATGATGGCCCCGACGGTGGTGCTGTCGGCCGACGGCGCGGTCGAGTTGGTGCTGGGCAGCGCGGGCTCCAACCGGATCCGCTCGGCGATCCTGCAGACGATCGTGGGCGTGGTCGACCGGGAGCTGAGCGCGCAGGGCGCGGTCGACGCCGCGCGGCTGCACTTCGAGGACGGGATCGTGTACGCCGAGCCCGGGGTGGACCTGGCGGAGCTGCGCGCGGCGGGGCGCGCGGTCGCGCCGTTCCGGGCGCCGAACCTGTTCTTCGGCGGCGTGCAGGCGGTGGCGCGGTCGGCGGGCGGAGCCCTGTCGGGCGGCGCGGACCCGCGGCGGGGTGGGGTGGTGGCGAGCTGAGCGGCGGGCGGCGTGCCCTACGCCGCGGCCTGCTCGCGGCCCGCGGCGATCACCTTGCGCAGGAGCTCGGGCTCGTGGGCGCCGGAGACCGCGACGCGCCCGCCGGCCACGAAGAACGGCACGCCGGTGACCCCGATCTGCTGGGCGACCTCGAGGTCGTCGTCGACGGCGCGCGCGCCCTCGCCGCGATCCAGGGCCGCGGGATCGACGTCCGGCAGCAGACGAAGGACCGTCTCGCGATCGCCGATGTCCTCGCCCTCGGCGAAGTGGGCGGCGAAGAGCGTCTCGATGGCCGCCTCGGGGTCGCGGACGAGCTTGACGGCACGGTGGGCGAGAAGCGTGTTGGGCGCGCGTTCCTGGCGGTCGAAGCGCAGATCGAGGCCAACGTCCTGCGCAACGGCGGTCACCCGGTCCTGGATCGCGCGGAC from Capillimicrobium parvum encodes the following:
- a CDS encoding ParA family protein gives rise to the protein MSSKAKVIAFANQKGGVAKTTTTLNLAAAFAEEGHRVLCVDMDPQGNLTMSQGIDPDSLEKSMFDVLVYDLSIREVIRRREIDVACASIDLAGAEIAMSTKIGRERSLEKAFRPILEDYDFICIDTPPSLGLLTINALTAADKVIVPVQCEYLSMRGLIQLQNTLSMIRENLNPDVDIEGILPTLVDSRTIHAKEAIEILEENFGDRVFASRIKKTVRFAEAPVRGMSVLKYDPDGMAAQSYRELAKEVLGNGKR
- the ftsZ gene encoding cell division protein FtsZ encodes the protein MREGPLAALFRSTADEDVEPERPQPEQPPARREQPRAPEPRAARPTPPPAPEPRAARPTPPPAPEPEHEPPHPPHPSLGRRVEPEPEREPRIPSPQERLRHAFSSESEVPNDMLALPETVYEDDPYARGPEQDPAGRSRTSGEPVLRVVGVGGAGVNAVNRMVEAEVEGVEFIAVNTDLQSLQQSTADITLHIGPNITRGLGAGSNPDLGRQAAMDEYDRIKALLKGSDMVFITAGAGGGTGTGAAPVVARIARELGALTVGVITKPFGFEGRRRSDQADTGVEMLGSEVDTLIVVPNNRLLSVLDKQTSMMDAFRVADDVLRQGVQGVSDLVTLPGLINLDFADVRTIMSDAGPALLGIGMGTGDKRALEAATAAVASPLLETSMDGARKILLSITGGRDLSLFEVNDAAKAVSAAAHPDANIIFGAMVDEKLEDQVWVTVVATGYGERPARPRLEEPVGEPRVERRTPSSRERSRDDRPVGSATRRTGLGVTELDVPEFVPRR
- a CDS encoding gamma-glutamyltransferase, with the protein product MKGIVAAGHPLTAEAGAAVLRDGGNAVDAAVAAMLTSWAAEPLLTGPGAGGYMLVAGADEEPALLDFFVEAPGRGLARTAPAELMPVEVSFGDAVQIFNCGAASCGTYGCPAGVSAAMERWGSLPLAQLAAPAAALARSGVELNAQQAYVFALLAGILCSTPEAAAVFAPGGRVLAEGERFRSEELGDSIELLGAEGSAPFYTGSKASAVASWLGARGGLLTAEDLASYEAVVRTPVRVRYRGRSVLTNPPPSAGGLLLALALALLDRRPAPPRPMDLVEVMERAQEERTDAFVSGLAGPGFAASFLGSRLGATTHISVLDGWGRACSVTCTNGEGSGVVVPGTGLHVNNILGEEDLNPLGFHAFDAGRRMPSMMAPTVVLSADGAVELVLGSAGSNRIRSAILQTIVGVVDRELSAQGAVDAARLHFEDGIVYAEPGVDLAELRAAGRAVAPFRAPNLFFGGVQAVARSAGGALSGGADPRRGGVVAS
- a CDS encoding DsbA family oxidoreductase; amino-acid sequence: MPVTLDVWSDLVCPWCYIGKRRLSAALAGEEPGSVLVRWHAFQLQPELPAEGVAATAYFAAKFGGEERVRAIQDRVTAVAQDVGLDLRFDRQERAPNTLLAHRAVKLVRDPEAAIETLFAAHFAEGEDIGDRETVLRLLPDVDPAALDRGEGARAVDDDLEVAQQIGVTGVPFFVAGGRVAVSGAHEPELLRKVIAAGREQAAA